One Ochotona princeps isolate mOchPri1 chromosome 7, mOchPri1.hap1, whole genome shotgun sequence genomic window carries:
- the SPRY1 gene encoding protein sprouty homolog 1 yields MDPQTQHGSGSSLVVIQQPSLDSRQRLDYEREIQPAAILSLDQIKAIRGSNEYTEGPSVVKRPAPRTAPRQEKHERTHEVLPINVNNNYDHRPTSHLGHAGLASSARGPILSRSTSTGSAASSGSNSSASSEQGLLGRSPPSRPIPGHRSDRVIRTQPKQLIVDDLKGSLKEDLSQHKFICEQCGKCKCGECTAPRTLPSCLACNRQCLCSAESMVEYGTCMCLVKGIFYHCSNDDEGDSYSDNPCSCSQSHCCSRYLCMGAMSLFLPCLLCYPPAKGCLKLCRGCYDWVHRPGCRCKNSNTVYCKLESCPSRGQGKPS; encoded by the coding sequence ATGGATCCCCAAACCCAGCATGGCAGTGGCAGTTCGTTAGTCGTGATCCAGCAGCCCTCTTTGGATAGCCGGCAGAGATTAGACTATGAGAGAGAGATTCAGCCTGCTGCTATTTTGTCCTTAGACCAAATCAAGGCCATCAGAGGCAGCAACGAGTACACAGAAGGGCCTTCCGTGGTGAAAAGACCTGCTCCCCGGACTGCGCCAAGACAAGAAAAGCACGAAAGGACTCATGAAGTCTTACCGATTAATGTGAATAACAACTACGACCACCGGCCCACGAGCCACCTGGGACATGCAGGACTCGCCAGTAGCGCCAGGGGCCCCATCTTGAGCAGATCCACCAGCACCGGAAGTGCAGCTAGTTCTGGGAGCAACAGCAGTGCCTCTTCCGAGCAGGGACTCCTAGGAAGGTCACCACCAAGCAGACCCATCCCCGGCCACAGGTCGGATAGGGTGATCCGGACCCAGCCCAAGCAACTGATTGTGGATGACTTGAAGGGTTCCTTGAAAGAGGACCTATCACAGCACAAGTTCATCTGTGAACAGTGTGGGAAGTGCAAGTGTGGAGAATGTACGGCCCCCAGGACCCTGCCATCCTGCTTGGCCTGCAACAGGCAGTGCCTCTGTTCTGCCGAGAGCATGGTGGAGTACGGAACCTGTATGTGCTTAGTCAAGGGCATCTTCTACCACTGCTCCAACGACGACGAGGGCGATTCCTACTCGGATAATCCTTGCTCCTGTTCGCAGTCCCACTGCTGCTCTAGATACCTTTGTATGGGAGCCATGTCCCTGTTCTTACCTTGCTTACTCTGCTACCCTCCCGCGAAGGGTTGCCTGAAGCTGTGCAGGGGCTGTTACGACTGGGTCCATCGCCCAGGGTGCAGATGTAAGAACTCCAACACTGTGTATTGTAAGCTGGAGAGCTGCCCTTCCCGGGGTCAGGGTAAACCGTCATGA